In the genome of Triplophysa dalaica isolate WHDGS20190420 chromosome 17, ASM1584641v1, whole genome shotgun sequence, the window ctttattttcagttaatagTCGTGTGTATTACTCTAAGCGAGTGTGTTTGCTCTGCAGGAGCTGTACAGCAGTGCTTCACAGGAGTTACACTGGTCCGTCCACGCCGCCCATCAGTGGGTTAATATGACGGATGAAACTGTGCCGTTTAACTCCACTCATACTGTAAgtgcttttaaagaaacaagCTCTCGACAGCACGTCACGGAGACTGTTCACAGAACCTGGAATACTAGAATGATGCTGATGCAGTTTTTCTGTACCCAGGGCCGGACGTGTAAACCCGCTCTAGGTCACAGTTTCGCCGCCGGAACCACAGATGGAGGAGGAGAGTTCAACTTTGTACAAGGCAAGGAGATGTGTTTCTGACATAGAAAATAGATCAGTGGTAGACGGTTGTGTGAGCAGGATCATTAGTTTGAATCCAAAGGAACATTTGGCCCCGTAGATGGACTGGTGGAGaactgtgattgtgtgttttatcatgAGCAGGGGATACGGATGGAGACCCTTTCTGGGATGGCATTAGAGACATGCTTCTTGGAGCCCCGTCCAATGAAACCAAAGCTTGTCATCAACCCAAACCCATTCTCGTGAGCACAGGAGAGGTCAGATGAGAAGCAGAGccgcttgtttttttatattaaaatcaaatccAGAATCAACCCTCATGGCCGTAAGGACTGAATGTGTAATGAATGTAGTAAGAATGACTCCTGCTTACATGTTTTTCTCTGCAGATGAATGATCCTCTGCCATGGCATCCAACTATTGTGGACGTTCAGATCATCACTATTGGCTCTTTTGCCGTCGTTGCTGTGCCTGGAGAATTCACGTGAGTTGTTGTTGATGCATAAGCTAAAGTAACCATCGGGCAACAGTGTCTTTATATCCTACCAATGCCATTCTACGCTTTCAAAACATACTGTAGTACAGTGATGGCAACAGATGTGTGTGgggtcatattttattttatgggtTATTTTATGGGTTATCTCAGGGCTTGTTTGGGTTCTATATTTTAATGCTGGGATGCGTTTGTTCTGTGATACTGAGATTCTTCTCTTTCAGGACTATGTCTGGAAGGAGGATTCGTGAGGCAgtcaaacaggtgaaaacaacaacaaatgtatCTGAAAAACTTTGTTCCTTCCTTACATACTGACAAGCCTGTCAAGTCTTAACATTTATATGAAACGATGGTTGACAGGAGCTGGATCAGGGGCCATTCACAAACACAGAGGTGGTGGTCGCGGGTCTATGCAACATCTACACCCACTACATCACCACATATGAAGAGTACCAGGTACAGTATACTGACTCTTACCAAATATTACGTATGGTCGTGTAGCACTATAACTGAATGATCACTTTATTGATATATCATGATTAGACATGTGCCGGGATTCACACTTAAGTCATTCAAGTAGCTTATCATTTTAAGGTTACAAGAATACACATTTGCTTCTTTCTCTTTTAACTGGTTTGACTTTACagctatgtgtgtgtgctgtttatATGAATGAACGAGTGACTAACGCTGAATAAAACATGCACTGATTTTGCACAACTCCTGTCACAGATCTTAAATGACTGCCAATAAGATATGTAAATCAAAAGGTAGGTTTTTATCATCTAGATTAAAACATGCCAGCCCAGAAAATACTGTCTGAAAATGATCTGATTCTTTAATATTGTGCTCTTTTGCATTAAAATCTGTTTCAAACAGCGCAGAGTTTTTATCgtttctttttagttttatttaattataacatttatttattaaagctaCATTTTTAGAATTTGTTTGTTATATGCTTTTatcattgtattatttatttgttcattttttatgctGCCATATAAGCAGCATAaaaagcatatatatatattatttttattttagtttttgtttattattattattttagtgctGTAAACTTATATCAGTGTATTTTCAATTCAACGTTTAATTTCtctgtttagtttgtgttttccaatcatttttacaccatgtctacacgacacagaaaaaacataagaacgcattattattttacattttgtccacacatTAAGAAGGCATTTGTCACTATGCGTTGCGCTTCTCGCGTCTGGTCAGGGCTATAGgccaattttttatttgaattcaataaccaaaaaagttttcaaatgtttcaaactTAAATAATCTTTCctttcacaaatgttttttattaaaattgtgtatttgtatttatttaaatgcaaaataaaataaaaggttgtCAAACTTTTTAGGAAGGCaaagaaaagttttaaaaacctGTTTTTGCAACACAATTCAGATGATGATACAGTAGCAACAAAGCTCAGAAGTTACTTTAATTATAACAATAAGAAAATTAAATATAGACACTATGATAATTGGTTCTCCAAGGCATTAATTACTTTATAGTTTTACCATGTACCATGACCATATTGTCTGACCAAAAAGAAATGCTTCATTATTTTGCATTAGTTGACGGTGATGTTTGTCTGCTTGTCTTCTGCTCTCTCAGATTCAGCGTTATGAGGGCGCGTCCACCATCTTTGGTCCTCACACTCTGTCAGCATACATCCAGCGCTACAGAGGTCTGTCCAGAGCTATAGCGCAGGTGCTGTAACGTATATTTCCTTTTCCATATGTTCTTCAACTCGAATGAACTGTCGTGATGGCTGATGTGAGTAAACACATGTTCCACAGGGAACCACGGGAGAGTTGCCCAAAGGTCCTGAGCCTCCGTTCTTCGACGAAGACAAACTCTTTAATCTGATCAAGGATCCGGTAGCAGATAGAGCGCCTGTAAACTGCACCTTTGGTGAGGTGCTCGAGCAGGTTTCCCCCGTTTATAAAGTGGTGAGTCGAAGTTAGACACAGCACATTACTGATCATTTAAATTCACCTTCTCGAATAGattttattaatatgatttCTCTCTTTCCAAGGGGGAAGTTGCCTCCGTCACGTTTGTCGCTGGAAACCCGAGACACTCTGGAGATATAGTGAGTACTTTGATAGCACGACATGTCTTGCATGAGATTCTCTTTTATGTCTGTGGTATAACTAATCTGTCATGATTGTCATATCAGAGGGATAAGACGTTAGTTACGGTGGAGAGGTTTCACAACGACATGTGGGAAATAGTTCACACAGATGCATCATGGGAAACAAGGTAATGTGTTCTCATCGCATCATACTTGAGTTTTTACTGTTGTGTCCAGAGCTGATGGTAGATCTCAATGTTTCAGATAAGAAAAATCATCATATCTCATAGCTCATATCACTGACTGTCATTTAAACACTTGTTATCTTTCTTGAACATTTTTCAAGGGTTGAATgggtgtatgtttgtatttataaagcatttatttacattaatagCCATTCTCAAATTAAGTTCATTCCACTTCAGACAGCATgactaagtgtgtgtgtgtgtgtttttgtagatTTCACTGGATTAAAGGACTTCAGGGTGTAAGTAACGCTACGGTGGAGTGGTACATCCCTCTCGCAGCAGAGATGGGCACATACAGGATTCAACACTTTGGACACTACAAACAGTCTCAGGAGAACACTACCATCATCACGCCTTATGTGGGCACTTCAGACGCTTTCAGAGTCACCAAGAGCTTTTACTACTTTTgagcacttttttatttatatactgtatagaacAGGATCTCTGAGCAGCTGAAGAAGACGGCATGTGAATGTTTGCATATTTTACACTGTTTACACAGTCAACCATTCCATTTAGTAACATGGAGAGTATATTTATGAAACGGATTGTTCTGGTCCTGGGTGCTAAaatgaacaatatattttaGTATGTAGTATGACGGTGCTCTTTCATAATGTAATTTAGGAGTTTTAACACTAGAACCGACaaactttcaaatgtttttcaaatgtatataagTGATTTTCAATCAAATCCAAGACAAGTCATTGACTTTTACTAAAATTGGGTCATTTACAATCTCCTGTTGTTAAAAATTGTTTCGATAAAAccagattaaaaatatatttatcaaaattaaaataaattgatctCATACcttttgtttacaatttttttattttatttaggtGAAACTGTGCGTTTTTTTTAGAGTGATTTagatttgaacacaaaacaacggCACAAAAACATAGTTAatgactaaaaataataatttttgtcTCTCGACATTACTTAGccatatcaaaacaatattcaTGTGTCTTGGTAAATTACCCGCTGGCGGTTTTAGGTATACAGCGAGATCTAGTGGAGTAAAGgagtactttatttaaattagcCTCAGATATGTCTCCTGTTATTGTTTAggagaaatgaaaagagaatcGAATGAGAGTGTAAGACATGTAGGTTCATGCAGATTGTAGAAGaaaaatttgatgagaaatgtttgagttcatctTGAGATCTTCAATTGACTGATTGAAGACTTGACAGacctgagctcagtttgacacatggttgacatctcttctgaaactctgatGGCAGACACAtgtcagatttctgactctttctcaggagaaatatcttaagaataaacattttaaagctgttgtttatGGTAGCGGTCTTCGCTATTGTAGTAACATTATTTACCTTGCTTCACTGGTGAATGAGacatgatttaatttaaattgacCCAAGAGCATCTGGTTTGTGCGCgttcatgtgttttggaggaggcgtggcttagGACGGCGATTCGCATGGAGTTTGGGATCATGATTGATTTCACTGCTAGTAGGCTAAAGTTCCGCCTTTAAGTAAATGTTTCATGAAATTGGTCCGggagaaataattgaaatatcTCTGTGCTTGTTCTTTCTTATGGGCAATGtgcattttaacaaacatttaattaaaatgaatatgtttcatgatgggggggcacggtggcttagtggttagcacgttagCCTCACATCttcagggttgggggttcgattcccacttccgacttgtgtgtgtggagtttgcatgttctccccgtgcctcgggggtttcctccgggtactccggtttcctccgctggtccaaagacatgcatggtaggttgattggcatctctggaaaaaattgtccgtagtgcgtgagtgaatgaatgagtgagtgtgtgtgccctgcgatgggttggcactccatccagggtgtatcctgccttgattcccgatgactcctgagataggcgcaggctccccgtgacccgaggtagttcggataagcggtagaaaatggaatggaatggaatgtttcATGATATAAAGTtaactttttataaaagcaaaggTACTCATTCAGCCATGTTAAATTGTGAATAGataatgtgaagctgacgtcacatCCTATGTTGCATGTTCCAGTggtgccgccatcttgggaggataataCGCCACTCCTCTAATTGTTTTGATCTGAAGCGttacttgtttattttatatatggtGAAATCGATAGTGAAGAACCATGGGCTATTCCTGAACGACTGTGCGcaatgctattgcagtttttaacacaacaagaccgacctaccatagtaatatttcctaatcaagcaagaaaaaaaacactgcattgaacgcactagcatccgtcctcccaagatggcgcaacattcaacacgGTGCGACGTTGATTAACAAGCTTTATAAAGTTGCTTTGTTGGCCATTACTTCACATAGAGTTGGCCATCACTTCCTCACTTGTGCCTAATGTATAATGCCAACAACTTGAATTCTTTGAAATGAATTTATTGATGGTTTGTGGATGTATTGGAATTATTTAATCTTATCTTTCACATTCTGTAGCTCTCGGCTTATTTTTTTCTCCTGATTGGTGCCTGTAGAAATCTCTCTTCAGTTTTAATGTCAATCACTGACGCAGTGAATTACTTCAAACAGTCAATGATCTAAAGACAAACAGAGCTGGACTTCAGGTATAAAAATAAGTTCTAAGTGCTACACAAACTTTAATACTGTCACCGATAAGGAATCTTATTTCACAAAAGTGTCTGTGTTTAGAAACGCTGTCATATTTTTCTCACATTCAAAAGTGTGAGATGACCAAAatcttataaaatatagaaagaaaacaaactatCTTATTAAAAACCATAAAACGGTCGGGTGGATATAAAGCATACAGCAAGGCTATAGGTTACTGTAGGGTTCTTCAGGTGGATGTTAATGTAAATACTGAAGGATCAGCTACACAACAACAAAGTGAAGTGAACTTCTGCAGGGATAGGACAGCGTATTTCATCATTTGATTGTAATGATTTAGTGTTAATACGTAATAAGTCATTCAGAGGCAGCATTAAACAGCTGAAATTCAGTCGGTCTTTTAGACATTTGACAGTGAAACTGAAAGTTGAAACAGAATTATTCTACGATTCGATCAAGTGAATTTATGGTGTGAAAATTAAACACACAGTTTTtgcctgaaaaaaaaacaaatttttgggATTGACTTATTAAACATCTATCAGACCGTCAGCTTCCTGAGTTCAAGTCAAAAGATGACTCGCATtgacacaaacatcattacaatATTGCAATATGCTCAAAAACATCCCtgctgagaaaaaaacaaattcatccCAGAAATTCTAACTGATACTGGTTATAATAGGCGTTGTAATATGGTTTTAATATGGTCTCTATTGTAATATGTTGGTTCTACTGGTGTGATGTTATCTGATCGATGGGAACCAGAACATCAATATATCTTACTGGAATAATACACattgcattttgtattttaatggtAAAAGCTATTGTTTATAATGGAACCCGCTAgaattgtttttcagcagggatgaGTCCTGATGGGAAGGAAAAGAACCATCATAAATCTATCAAACCTATAAACATGACAAGATACGCAGAACACAAACTAATAATACAAAGACTAGATGACTGACATATTAAAACACTCCGTATCCGTCCCCGCGGGTGGCCACAGCGAAGGCCGGGTAACCCTCATAGGTGGCATATGCGGTCAGATCCTGACCCAGAGAAACAGCCTGTTTCAGCGGGCCGGCAGTGCTGGCGATTGTATAACCTGCGAACATAAGGCCAACAAAACTTATATAGAAAAACTCTTTTGAGAGGCAATCTTTACATGggttcatttatttaatcaatttaactGAACGGTTTACtataaaatgtgaatgttttgtgCATTTATCCTCAACATAGGCCtaactaataaaacaaagattcaGCATTTCCTATGGTTAGCATAAATAACGTATCCTACATAATAAACTAACTTGTACTAGTTCTACTGTGTAGCTGATCTGATCAAATTCACAGTAAGATTATCAGGATTACAGTTAACATTGTGTTATAGTAAGTATCAGTACAGACCTTACATACCTGCGAAAGCAGCGGTGGAGGCGTCAGCGCCCTCTGTCTGCAGGCCGAGGATCTGCAGCGTGTGCTCGGCCGCGTGAAGCTTCGCCTCATCCATCGAAGCGCAGATCTTGGCGGGCGTGAACGGGTGTCTGATGGGGCACACAGAGAGTTAATACTCTCTGTATTATATTGGGGGAGAAATGTGTTTCGTAGGAAAAGTGACCTGGCTCTTTCTAAAACCTGCCGTCCTGTCCACCATTAACAACAGCAAGGAAATGTTTATCTTGGCTAGGATGTTATCTCAAATGTTTGTAAAGTGCGCAAGTgctcattttatattttaaatataatttaaatacaataatcTCAATCGCATCACTGTTGCATTGTGGCTATATGGGGGCGTGGCCCGCTGCTATGATGCTCTTGTGTTGTGGGAGATCATCAGGTATTGTtgtacatttattataatagtTTTTAATGCATTGATATGTGGTTTTGGATGTTCCGTATGTCACAAGTTTGAACCAGATATTTGAAACCgacaattcaaaatattaaaatagagaTGTTGAGGATGTGACGTACATATTTGGATACTGAGAAGCCAGAGCAGGGATGGTGACTTTATAAAGGAAAAGTTGCCTCTGATCTGGTCCGATAGCAGAGTGAAGCTGGTAAACCGGTTGACCCCAGTTGTTCTTTTGACAAATATCCTCCAAGATCTATAGAGACACAAAAGTTGTTTAATTTGTCAGCAAATTTTTGTTCCTTATTAAAATCCATAAATGATCTTTTCCGTGTACCTGTGGGGGGTGTTTGATGCCCTGGGGCTTCAGGGTAACAGGGGTCATGGGCGTGAGCTCCATGCCCGGAAGAAGGTCATAGAGTTTGTCATCGGGGCGTTTGTCTGTCTTGAGTTGGTACGTGGTGCACCCGTGACCTACACCTGCGTAAGCGAGGTATCCTCGCCCGCCCAAACCACGCACGCCCGCTGCCCCTACAGGTACATTCATGTAAATTTCTAGGAATGCAAGAAGGCATTAAGTCGAATCAAATCAGCAGAAATCACCCGGGTTTCAATCAAGACTCAAGAAAACTGATCATATCCATTCCAAGCCAGCACATTACAGAGATTGAATACGTTGCTCATAGATTTGTTTCTTCATAATTCACTTTTatggatttgatttgattagaTTTTTTGATCCCCATCCATTCAGAATATGATATTATTATCACCGGAACTGTAATATGCAGGCATGGACAACAACTTGAAATGCTAGATACACAAcaacttttaaaacataataaaacaaaacacagtttGTTTTGGTCATGGACACATGCAAATGCAGATGCATATGTCATATGTTATAACTGACCTAATGAAACATACCGGGTAACCAAAAAAAGGTTGTACTGTAAGTATGTTTTGCGAAGAGTTTTACtgtataaaatcattatttctgAATGTTTACAAACGTTCAACTAACGATTTAAGAATAGTGTTTTAAAccaatgtttttataacgtttttaaaatgtttagcgATGACAAACATTGATAAAATGCCCTTTTAAAGTTACTGCAAGAATGTTTCATAGAACGTAAGCCGAAGGTCGAAAAAACGTTCCCTGTTAGCTGATTTTGCGAACTTGAGTCTCTTTTAAGAATTGTTCTCTGGCCTTTTCTGAACATGTTTTCATCAGAAGATTGACCACACAAAATAGCTCTGTGCAGCCAACGTTGATTTGCTGGTTTCATCTGGTTTAAGCTGCCACCAAGCCTGGCCAAGCTGGTTTTCAGCTGGTCTTCCAGTCTGCccaaatttgtgttttattggtttAGTTGGTCTTCACtggaaaatgttattgttcaGAATTTGCTCTTACGTAGCTGTGTTACGCTAGTATCAGCCCTCTCAGATCAGATGTTTCTTCTGACCCAGCCCCTTCAAAACCAGCTAACCAGACCAGCCTGACCAGAATGTGACTTTTTGATTGGTTGAATCAGTTAGTTTCAAAAGCATTTCTTTAGAgattgtcattttcatcacaCCTTCAATCATGTCTGGAACAGATTTCAACAGACAAATCAGATGGATTGTTAGCGGTAGAAATGACCCACCTCTCACTGAGGGTGACCTCACCAGCCCTCGGGTGCTTACGGGTCCTTTGGTACCTGGGATTCGAAACTGATTGGGGATGGCTGCGTAGGCGTGGGGAGCGTAAAAGATGGGAGCGCCCAGATAGGCAGCGGACGGGTCGTACATTTGTCCAACAGCGTAAGTGTATTCTCCTTGCAGCAGAGCCGCTCCACGACCTCCCGTGCCTCGGGTGTATCGGACGTAATTGTCTTTATCCACTGGCTTGGCTAGCGTGACCTCAATGGGGGAGCCGTCTATGACCTGAACGAATGTCAGGGGTTTTATTCCAGTAGTACTTTATAACATTTAGACTGGGGTTAGAGTCGGTTGGGTCCTGTTTACCTTTCCGCTCAAAGCATTCATTGCGCTGATTGCGTCTTCCCGCTGGGAGAAATGAACGAAAGCGTAGTCTCTGATCTTCTTCACACGTTCAACGGCTCCTGTGGATGGAAAACAATGAAATCTCAGTTAACAGTCAATGGATTTTGGCCTGGCcaagaatcttttttttcaagCACTCTTGTTCTTCTTGGATAAGCGGACCTGGTTTAATGTCGTTGAACTCTTTCTCGATGGTCTCCTCTGTGGTGGCCAACATCAGGTTACGGACATACAGGATTTTCACTGTGGACATGGTGTCCTCATCTACCTCCACTTCAGGTTCTGCCCAGTCTACAGCGATTGCGTGACCCCACAGCTGAATTCTCCCTACAGAGACAGAGGCAGAGACAGAAAGCAGGTTAGGGTCTTAGATCCTCTGGTCAATGAACTAAAGCACCTTTAGACCGAAAACAATCAATAAGACCTTTAGTCATGTCTGACGATTACATTGAAAAGGGCCTGTGGAGTTTTCAAGCACAGAGCAATGAGTTTGTTATTACTCACGtgctgtcaaatcgattaaacGTGATTGGGAAAAATGTGCATgtataaatttatatataaCTGAAATTTTACTaaccttttttcttttaaatcttaCCTAAATTAATACagtgcatgcatgtgtatgtgtttataaatacaaaataaatttgcacagtacacagatataaattattataaacacaaaactttattctggatgcgattaatcacgattaatcatgGAAGAActcttattttatatatttatgtaaatgtttgatgtattctcacttactgtatatatgaaCCTATACACgccacacacatatattacaaaaacagaaatatttattttgaaatagattaattgtgattaatcttGGAACAGCcctaatgtatatatatatatttatgaatatgtttGATGTTTTCACACATGCATGTATGTACTTACACTGTATATGTACGTGTAAATGTACAACCCACACAcatatatcacaaaaacagaaatatttattttgaaattgatTAATCCTGATTAATCGATTTAACAGCACTGTTAATTTGTTCATTCGTGATGTAATTGTTGTTTTACCTGGCAATAATTTCCTCCGGGCCATTGCAGCAGCTCTATGGCTCTCATACTCCACGAAGGCAAAGCCTCGGTTCTTGGTCTTGTCCGCAGCACTCGGATAAACGATGACGTCCGTGACACCATCTGTCACCTTCTTCATCTCCGCCAGGATCTCTTCCCTCTTTTTGGTTTTGGGAATGCCGCCCACAAACAGTCGACAGTTGTCTACGCTTGCACACACACCCAGAAGTCTCCCATTTCTGAGTCATATTTGGAGATTGTTGGATTATTTTTGGTTCTTTGTTCACTAGATCTTCAGTGCAGACATCGATTTACTCCCACAAAGCTCAGCAGATTTATCCAAAATTGGACCCATCTTGgtgtgtattattaaaaaattggataatctgatatttctttagCTAACACATAAAAGTGTTGAACTTTGAACTAAATTTGTTACTACAAATCTTTATCTGTTTAGCAGAACATAAATTCATTCAGAAAAAAAGTTCGTTTTCTTTCTTGGTCTGACAGTGACTGACCTGATTTCATAGTTGTTAAGTTGCTTCATGGCATTTTTCGCCTCTTGTTTTGTGGTAAAGGTCACAAAGGCGTAACCTCGATTGTTGCCATTGAAATCCATCATCATCCGTACTTCATAAATTTTGCCAAACTGCAAAACATGTtagcattattattttttatgtgacagATTCGTTATAATTCATTAAGGGTAAAACCTTTTAATgggattaaaaaaacaaatgagtgCGTGATTAAAGTCATCCCAGGGCTGATAACAGTGGAGTGAATGTCAACTCTCTTTACTCTCTTACTTTTTCACACAGCGGCACCAGTTCATCCTCAAAAAGATCTCTAGGAAGCTTTCCAACAAAGATCTCACTGCCTCTCTCTGGAGGTTGACCTTCCCAACCAGGAGGTGGACCACCATATCTCCTCTGGCCATTTTCCTGAGCAGAAAACGGGGAAGAATTATggacaaatatctttaaaacataCACTGTAATTTTGTGGTAGCTGGgcttttttctttcaaattacACTTTTCCCCTTGGTTTCTTACGtaaattgcaatattttttcttttattttacgGTTTTGACTGTATTTGACTAAATACGTGAAATtccataaaaaaactttttttaaattacagctTTTTTGAGATCCTActtgaaaaaactgtaaaattacagggtTTTTGTTACAGTGTAAAGATTTCTTTATAAGATGTACTGTTGGTTCACGTAAAGAAAACCCACAACTAACTACACAATCATTTACTGTGGAGCACAAAGATGTTCTCTGCTTTCaataatttaagtgtttttttcccaTCGTCACCCCAATATGGCACCACTTTACTGCACACAAACGGGTTTGACAACCAAACCAAACCCATACAGGTCCAAAATTttggaaaaacatttatattaaccaATCAGATTGCAGGATTAGTGTCAATGGTATGGTTAGGTTTAAGAATTGGGGGGCTTCCAATAAACCTATTACATCCCTTGATCTGAAAGACAACTTATGGATGGGATCAAGGTTATCCTTTATGAAAttgaaccatggttttattatgataaaagtgtgaaaaacatgttcttttgGCAGATtgatacaaaaaacataaattacactaaacattaaaaacgttaATTTGTTTTTGCCATGGTTTAAGGTATAATTTAACACTATATAGTATAccataattttagtttttgcacCGATGACACGTTGTTCCCATCTTAGACTTTTTTACTTTGGTTGAGCTCTTAGGTTTGTTCATGTTGAAATCTTTAATAACAGACGTTTGGTGTCATTCGTGGTACCTGATGTATGTGATATCCCGTGCGCTGGATGAGATCGCGCAGCGCAGCTTCGTTCTGTGTTCCCGTCAGTCCATCCGCACATTTTTGATTGGTTTCCATTGTGAGTGATTATCAGCAATAAATCAGCAGAATTAGGGGTGCTCACTGAAATTCAATCAAAGTTCAAACACACATGAGACATGACAGAGCATTCTTCACGATAACACTCCACCAAATGTTGTTTACAGGGGGTTCAAAGGTAATGAGGGCATATGTTCCAATCTCACAATGTATATAAAGCTTCATGTTATGAACCTTACGTGACACTGATGCTGTTAAGCATCAGGGAAACATTTGATTGACTGGTGTCACGTTTTAGTTTAGTCTCTGAACAAAGTCAGTATGAAGCTTTTAGTATATATTGACTTTTTATCTGGCGAACCAAAGTGGGGAAAGTAACATTTTCTTCACCTCCGGGTCAAGGACTGTGCTGTAATTATTAACTCAAACTACAGAGTCAATGAAAACACTAGACAGTCATTGAGACTCAGTGTTCCTCATAAAAAAAATAGCATCTTTTCCTTTGACCAGAACTCAGGAAAGCGAATTATAAAAGCTTTAATTCTACTGTCACACCAAATGGTCCTAAAGTAAAATTGTATCGCATAGATATTGCACTTAAGgtgataattcaccccaaaatgaaaattctgtcatcatttatctaccatagtaggaagaattaaatggtagtcaaatgtccccgagaactgtttgtttcttcaaaatgttgtgttcaacagaacaaaaaaagattcaatatattttcctactatggtagtcaat includes:
- the a1cf gene encoding APOBEC1 complementation factor isoform X2; protein product: METNQKCADGLTGTQNEAALRDLIQRTGYHIHQENGQRRYGGPPPGWEGQPPERGSEIFVGKLPRDLFEDELVPLCEKFGKIYEVRMMMDFNGNNRGYAFVTFTTKQEAKNAMKQLNNYEIRNGRLLGVCASVDNCRLFVGGIPKTKKREEILAEMKKVTDGVTDVIVYPSAADKTKNRGFAFVEYESHRAAAMARRKLLPGRIQLWGHAIAVDWAEPEVEVDEDTMSTVKILYVRNLMLATTEETIEKEFNDIKPGAVERVKKIRDYAFVHFSQREDAISAMNALSGKVIDGSPIEVTLAKPVDKDNYVRYTRGTGGRGAALLQGEYTYAVGQMYDPSAAYLGAPIFYAPHAYAAIPNQFRIPGTKGPVSTRGLVRSPSVRGAAGVRGLGGRGYLAYAGVGHGCTTYQLKTDKRPDDKLYDLLPGMELTPMTPVTLKPQGIKHPPQILEDICQKNNWGQPVYQLHSAIGPDQRQLFLYKVTIPALASQYPNIHPFTPAKICASMDEAKLHAAEHTLQILGLQTEGADASTAAFAGYTIASTAGPLKQAVSLGQDLTAYATYEGYPAFAVATRGDGYGVF
- the a1cf gene encoding APOBEC1 complementation factor isoform X1 encodes the protein METNQKCADGLTGTQNEAALRDLIQRTGYHIHQENGQRRYGGPPPGWEGQPPERGSEIFVGKLPRDLFEDELVPLCEKFGKIYEVRMMMDFNGNNRGYAFVTFTTKQEAKNAMKQLNNYEIRNGRLLGVCASVDNCRLFVGGIPKTKKREEILAEMKKVTDGVTDVIVYPSAADKTKNRGFAFVEYESHRAAAMARRKLLPGRIQLWGHAIAVDWAEPEVEVDEDTMSTVKILYVRNLMLATTEETIEKEFNDIKPGAVERVKKIRDYAFVHFSQREDAISAMNALSGKVIDGSPIEVTLAKPVDKDNYVRYTRGTGGRGAALLQGEYTYAVGQMYDPSAAYLGAPIFYAPHAYAAIPNQFRIPGTKGPVSTRGLVRSPSVREIYMNVPVGAAGVRGLGGRGYLAYAGVGHGCTTYQLKTDKRPDDKLYDLLPGMELTPMTPVTLKPQGIKHPPQILEDICQKNNWGQPVYQLHSAIGPDQRQLFLYKVTIPALASQYPNIHPFTPAKICASMDEAKLHAAEHTLQILGLQTEGADASTAAFAGYTIASTAGPLKQAVSLGQDLTAYATYEGYPAFAVATRGDGYGVF
- the a1cf gene encoding APOBEC1 complementation factor isoform X3; translated protein: METNQKCADGLTGTQNEAALRDLIQRTGYHIHQENGQRRYGGPPPGWEGQPPERGSEIFVGKLPRDLFEDELVPLCEKFGKIYEVRMMMDFNGNNRGYAFVTFTTKQEAKNAMKQLNNYEIRNGRLLGVCASVDNCRLFVGGIPKTKKREEILAEMKKVTDGVTDVIVYPSAADKTKNRGFAFVEYESHRAAAMARRKLLPGRIQLWGHAIAVDWAEPEVEVDEDTMSTVKILYVRNLMLATTEETIEKEFNDIKPGAVERVKKIRDYAFVHFSQREDAISAMNALSGKVIDGSPIEVTLAKPVDKDNYVRYTRGTGGRGAALLQGEYTYAVGQMYDPSAAYLGAPIFYAPHAYAAIPNQFRIPGTKGPVSTRGLVRSPSVREIYMNVPVGAAGVRGLGGRGYLAYAGVGHGCTTYQLKTDKRPDDKLYDLLPGMELTPMTPVTLKPQGIKHPPQILEDICQKNNWGQPVYQLHSAIGPDQRQLFLYKVTIPALASQYPNIHPFTPAKICASMDEAKLHAAEHTLQILGLQTEGADASTAAFAGM